CGTCGAGCATCGCCCCGTAGAAAAAGCCAACATTCACATGAACGCTGAAGGCGTTGACGTATCCAAATGCCGCATCGCCCACACACGCAGTGGGATGGCCATCGTGCAGAAGCTCGCGAACGTCCGCTCCGCAGCCGCGCATCCGTTCAAACCATGGCTGGGCGAACCGTCGCAACTCGTCATCAGGCTTGGAAAACCAGGCGTCGATACCGGGGTCTCGCGGAACGGCGCTCGGGAACCGGAGGAGTTGGCTCATCGGAGCAGCTTTGCCAGCCTGGCTCGCCATGTCAAAGCGACCCCCAAGCGTAGATCTATCAACGCAGCAGCCTTCGCAGCAGAGCCGTACACAGCTCGATATCGTCCACACTCCAGGAGGCAAGCCGCTGCTCGAACACGGCCCCCTTGGCCTGCATCGCGCCCTCCAGCCGCCGACGACCGTCAGGGGTCAGCGACAGGACGATACTCCGCCGATCCGACGGATCGGTTGACGTCGCGATCAGTCCCAAGCGCACAAGCTCGCGGATGAGGCGGCTCGTCGCGCTGCGGTCCATGCCGACAGCTTGGGCCACGGCGCTGGGTTTGGCCGGGCCGAACGCGTTGAGCCACAGCGCGATATGGAAAGCGGCGGGCTGTAGTTCAGTGTGAAACGTCGCCGCCGCCGCCGCGGTCAAAGCCCGGGATTGGCTCACCAGCGCGTGCAGCGCAGCGCCGAGCTCGCGGATACACCGTACGCGCCGTCTGTCGTTCCGCGGAGCTTTGCCGTTGTCCAAAGCCATCATCCCATCGTCTGTCGCCCTGCCTCTCCGACCTCTTGCCATATTAGTTGACAAAAATCCATCATCCATATAGCGGATATATCTCCACTATTGGAGAGCAGCCATTCCGACCATCGTCATAACCGGAGCAACCAGCGGCATCGGTCGATACGCGGCGATCGCGCTCGCCCGGCAGGGAGCGGATCTCGTGCTCACCGCGCGCAACCAGACCAGGGCCGATGCAACAATGGCGATGATCGCGGCGGCCGCGCCGGGCACGCGGATTGACGTACACTATGGTGACTTTGCCGATCTCGCGTCCGTCGCGGCCCTCGGACGCGAGATCGTCGCGCGCCATACCCGGATCGACACGCTGATCAACAACGCAGGAATTCATGCCTTCAAATCACGGGTCACCGCGGACGGCTATTCCGAGATGGTCGCGGTCAATTACCTGGCACCATGGCTTTTGACGAGCATTCTACAGCAGACCATGATCAGGTCGGCGCCGTCGCGTATAGTCACGGTGGCATCGCAAGCCTCGCGACAAGCTGCCGGATTTGATCCCCTCGCCGCGCTTGTCGACAAGCACCCGTTCTCCGCGCGAGGCTCCTCGGCGATCTACGGCCGTACCAAATTGATGAACATCATGTTCTCGATGGAATTGGCGCGCAGGCTGAAGGGGAGCGGCGTGGCGGTCAACTGCTTATGTCCCGGATTCAACGTGACGGGGCTCGGGCGCGAACTGTGGTTCGCAGCGCCGCTCGAACGGCTGCTGACCTGGTTGAAGATCGGCAATCCGGAGCGCGGCGCCGCCATCATCGTCCGCCTGGCCAGCGATCCTGCCTTCGCGGAGGTGACGGGCGGCTATTTTTCGGCCAGCGGCGCACGACCGCTCGTCCCCGTGGCGCCGGGCGCTGACCGGCAAGCGCAGCAAGCGCTGTGGCAGGCGACCGCGGAACGAGTTGCCGCCTTCTGCCGCGACGAAGTCATAGAGGGTTGCGTTGGCGAATGAAGGCTAACGGGTGCAGGCGGATTTTCCCTGCGGCTCTTCGCGATGGAAGCCGCGGCCAAGGCGGGGAGCCTTGAGCTCGTCGTCGCGACCTCGGAATGAGGACGTTCGCAAGGACGATAGAGATCGGCTTCAACCGACAGCGGATGGCTGTGCGAGCGCCGGCAAAACGCGGCCGGGACTGCCGAAGCCGAAAAATGAGCTTAGCGACACGGCGACACCAAAGCCGCCCTCAGACCATGGCCTTACCCGTCCGCTTCGCCACCGCCTTCTGCACAAAATACAGCGCGACCACCGACACGATCGAGGTCGCGACGACGATGTAGCCGAGCCGGTCGAAATGGATCAGCGATCCGTCTGCATCTTCCGCGATGATCGCGGCCGCCGCCAACGAGCCGAGGCCGCCGGAGAGCTGCTGGAGCGAGGCGCTGACTGCGCTGAACGAGCCGCGCTGGCTGGCGTCGGGGATCGCCGACATCAGCGCCTGCGACGGGATCATGCGGGAGAAGATGCCGACGAACATCAGGACGTTGACAACGATCACGGTGGCCAACGAGACCTGACCGAGATGGGTGTAGATCAGCACCATGATGACCGACACCACGCTGCCGAAGACGAAGGTCGGGTACTTGCCGAACGCGTCGCTCGCCCGGCCGACCAGGGGTCCCATGACGATGCTGAACAGACCGGAGACGAGATAGATCGTCGGCAGGTGCACGATGTCGATGCCGAGATTGTGCACGGTATAGGCGCTGCCGAACGGCATCAGCATGTAGCCGCCGGTCGCCAGCAGTGTCGTCACCGCGAAGGCGAGCGTGTAGCGCGGCTGCCCGACGGTCGCGATCAGGTGCCGGAACGGATTGCTGTCGTGCTGGTGCCGCAAATGACCGGTCACCGGCTGCATCGCGAACGCGATGACGATGATCGCCGCGATCGACAGGCCGACGATCGCGGCGAAGCAGACGTGCCAATTCCAGTGGTTGGCCAGAAACAGGCCGGCCGGAATGCCGAGTACCTGGCTTGCGGCGAATGCCGTCTGAACAAACCCCATCACACGGCCGCGCAGATGCAGCGGAAACAGGTCCGTGATGATGGCGAGCACGACCGAGCCGATTACCCCGCCAAACAGTCCGGTCACGATCCGGCCAAGCAGCAGAACGTGGTAGTTCTGCGCCACCGCGCAGAGCAAGGTTCCTAGCGTGAAGCCGACATAGAAGAACAGGAGCAGCCGCTTGCGATCGAAGCGATCGGCAAAGCCGGCGGCAAGGATACCTGAAAGTCCGGCGCTGAAGGCGTATGCCGAAACTGCGACACCGAACTGCCCGGTCGTAATGTTGAGCGAGGGCATCATCATGGCGCCGAGCGGCGACATGATGATGAAATCGAGAATGATCGTGAACTGCGTGAACGCGAGTAGCGCAATCAGGAGTGATTGGTAGCGCGAAAATCCGGTCTGGCGTTCTTGCGGGCCGTCGACCGGCGTCGCTAGGATTTGATCCGTCATGCGATTCATTTCGTGTTGAAAGGAGGGAGATGTGCGGGGACAAGCGACGCGGAATCCGGCCGTCAAATTCCGCGCCGAATGATGTTGGAGAAGTGCACGGCTCCCCCGCACCCGGCCTTTTCCTTACGCCGCAGCCTGCGCTTTTACTACGGATGCGAAGTCTGGATGTATGCCTATTTGCGCGGGCACGATGCCGACGCCGACATGGCAGGCGAACGCCTCGATCTTGCCGTCTTCCACGT
This genomic interval from Bradyrhizobium sp. NP1 contains the following:
- a CDS encoding DUF1801 domain-containing protein — encoded protein: MSQLLRFPSAVPRDPGIDAWFSKPDDELRRFAQPWFERMRGCGADVRELLHDGHPTACVGDAAFGYVNAFSVHVNVGFFYGAMLDDPAGLLEGTGKRMRHVKLRWAQQVDAAALSELIAAAYRDMRSRLGSAE
- a CDS encoding MarR family transcriptional regulator; translation: MALDNGKAPRNDRRRVRCIRELGAALHALVSQSRALTAAAAATFHTELQPAAFHIALWLNAFGPAKPSAVAQAVGMDRSATSRLIRELVRLGLIATSTDPSDRRSIVLSLTPDGRRRLEGAMQAKGAVFEQRLASWSVDDIELCTALLRRLLR
- a CDS encoding SDR family NAD(P)-dependent oxidoreductase, with protein sequence MALARQGADLVLTARNQTRADATMAMIAAAAPGTRIDVHYGDFADLASVAALGREIVARHTRIDTLINNAGIHAFKSRVTADGYSEMVAVNYLAPWLLTSILQQTMIRSAPSRIVTVASQASRQAAGFDPLAALVDKHPFSARGSSAIYGRTKLMNIMFSMELARRLKGSGVAVNCLCPGFNVTGLGRELWFAAPLERLLTWLKIGNPERGAAIIVRLASDPAFAEVTGGYFSASGARPLVPVAPGADRQAQQALWQATAERVAAFCRDEVIEGCVGE
- a CDS encoding MFS transporter, whose amino-acid sequence is MTDQILATPVDGPQERQTGFSRYQSLLIALLAFTQFTIILDFIIMSPLGAMMMPSLNITTGQFGVAVSAYAFSAGLSGILAAGFADRFDRKRLLLFFYVGFTLGTLLCAVAQNYHVLLLGRIVTGLFGGVIGSVVLAIITDLFPLHLRGRVMGFVQTAFAASQVLGIPAGLFLANHWNWHVCFAAIVGLSIAAIIVIAFAMQPVTGHLRHQHDSNPFRHLIATVGQPRYTLAFAVTTLLATGGYMLMPFGSAYTVHNLGIDIVHLPTIYLVSGLFSIVMGPLVGRASDAFGKYPTFVFGSVVSVIMVLIYTHLGQVSLATVIVVNVLMFVGIFSRMIPSQALMSAIPDASQRGSFSAVSASLQQLSGGLGSLAAAAIIAEDADGSLIHFDRLGYIVVATSIVSVVALYFVQKAVAKRTGKAMV